A window of the Nibribacter ruber genome harbors these coding sequences:
- the cphA gene encoding cyanophycin synthetase has product MKIAEMRIMRGPNFWSVKHPKIVVLKLDMEDLDGVLTTHLDGFARRLEQMFPGMVEHRSTEGQEGGYLRRVHEEGVPLSNVVEHVALELQTMGGMNSGFGRTYPAPQPGFEYVVFSYQEEKAGVYAAHAAIRVVTALAQNQAYEIAPDVHELHEIREDEHIGPSTYAIVSEAVARGIPYIRLNKNSLIQLGYGVNQKRIQATMTCRTASFAVEIAGDKNATKEMLHEAGVPVPEGEIVYDLEELKQAVKFLGYPIVTKPLDGNHGKGAGINLRTWEEAVRGFEVAQQYSEAVIVEQFIEGYDFRLLVVNRKFVAAAKRTPAMVVGDGTSTIQQLIDTVNSDPRRGVGHEKVLTKISIDKDTQGILQKKGYTLDTVIQAGEELQLKSTANLSTGGTATDVTDLIDPYNVLMAERIAGTIGLDICGIDVVTTDIAIPLPEARGAVIEVNAAPGFRMHTSPTDGLPRNVADPVIEMLFPGNCPSRIPIIAITGTNGKTTTTRLIAHMVKSKGYQVGFTTTDGIYIQDKLLEKGDTTGSKSAEFVLRDPTVNFAVLECARGGMLRHGLGFEQCDIGIVTNVAEDHMGLRDIYTLEDMARVKAVVPKSVSKDGYSILNADDDHVFNMAKEVESKVALFSMDENNPRILKHVAQGGLAAVFENGYISIFKNTYKIRVDRVADIPLTFGGRAKFNIENVLAATLAGYISHFEISEIKTALRTFVPSASKTPGRMNLFKFPTFEVLVDYAHNPAGMKGIADFLQNTDARKRVGIIAGVGDRREEDMVELGRMAAEMFDEVIVRQDKDSRGRTPEEINKYVIEGILQADPNKPFRVIPQEMVAIAYALEHAERNSFITIFSEDTTEAVKLVENFKTIQDRRVMVD; this is encoded by the coding sequence ATGAAAATTGCAGAGATGCGCATTATGCGCGGGCCAAATTTCTGGTCTGTTAAGCACCCGAAGATTGTAGTACTGAAGTTGGACATGGAGGACCTGGACGGAGTTCTCACCACGCACTTAGATGGTTTTGCCCGGCGCCTGGAACAGATGTTCCCGGGCATGGTGGAGCACCGCAGCACAGAAGGTCAGGAAGGGGGGTATCTGCGGCGTGTGCACGAAGAAGGAGTTCCCTTAAGCAATGTAGTAGAACATGTGGCCCTGGAACTGCAAACTATGGGCGGAATGAACTCGGGCTTTGGCAGAACCTATCCGGCGCCGCAACCAGGGTTTGAGTACGTGGTTTTTTCGTACCAGGAGGAGAAAGCAGGTGTATACGCCGCGCACGCTGCCATTAGAGTAGTGACCGCTTTGGCTCAGAACCAAGCTTATGAAATAGCCCCAGACGTGCATGAGCTGCATGAGATACGGGAAGACGAGCACATAGGCCCTAGTACCTACGCCATTGTCTCAGAAGCCGTGGCCAGGGGCATTCCGTACATCAGGTTAAACAAGAACTCTCTCATTCAATTAGGTTACGGCGTAAACCAGAAGCGCATACAAGCCACCATGACCTGCCGCACGGCATCCTTTGCCGTAGAAATTGCTGGTGACAAGAACGCTACCAAAGAGATGCTGCATGAGGCGGGCGTTCCCGTGCCCGAAGGCGAGATTGTCTATGATCTGGAAGAACTCAAGCAGGCCGTGAAATTCTTGGGTTATCCCATTGTCACCAAACCGCTGGACGGTAACCATGGCAAGGGCGCTGGCATTAACCTACGTACATGGGAAGAAGCTGTGCGCGGTTTTGAAGTGGCCCAGCAGTACTCAGAGGCGGTGATTGTGGAGCAGTTCATAGAAGGATATGACTTCAGGCTGCTGGTGGTCAACCGTAAGTTTGTGGCTGCCGCCAAGCGCACGCCGGCCATGGTGGTGGGGGATGGCACATCTACCATTCAACAGCTCATTGACACCGTCAACAGCGATCCTAGACGCGGCGTAGGCCATGAGAAAGTGCTTACCAAAATCTCCATTGATAAAGACACCCAAGGCATTCTGCAAAAGAAAGGCTACACACTGGACACGGTTATCCAAGCAGGAGAGGAGCTGCAGTTAAAGAGCACCGCCAACCTTTCTACCGGTGGTACCGCCACTGACGTAACCGACCTCATTGACCCCTACAACGTGCTCATGGCAGAACGCATTGCCGGCACCATTGGTCTGGACATTTGCGGCATTGACGTTGTCACCACAGACATTGCCATTCCTTTGCCAGAAGCCCGCGGTGCCGTCATAGAGGTGAATGCTGCTCCCGGATTTAGAATGCATACCTCGCCCACAGATGGATTGCCGCGCAACGTAGCAGATCCTGTGATTGAGATGCTGTTCCCAGGTAACTGTCCATCCCGTATTCCAATCATTGCCATTACCGGTACCAACGGAAAAACCACCACTACGCGGCTAATAGCGCATATGGTCAAATCCAAAGGGTATCAGGTAGGCTTTACCACCACAGACGGCATTTACATCCAAGATAAGTTGTTGGAGAAAGGCGATACTACCGGTTCAAAAAGTGCTGAGTTTGTCTTGCGCGATCCTACCGTAAATTTTGCCGTGTTGGAGTGTGCCCGCGGCGGTATGCTGCGCCATGGCCTGGGCTTTGAGCAATGTGACATTGGCATTGTGACCAACGTGGCCGAAGACCACATGGGCTTGCGTGACATTTACACTCTGGAAGACATGGCCCGCGTAAAAGCCGTAGTACCCAAAAGCGTGAGCAAAGACGGCTACTCCATTCTCAACGCCGATGACGACCATGTCTTCAACATGGCCAAGGAAGTGGAGTCAAAAGTTGCGCTCTTCAGCATGGATGAAAACAACCCCAGAATCTTGAAGCACGTGGCCCAAGGAGGTTTGGCGGCGGTGTTTGAGAATGGCTACATTTCCATCTTCAAGAATACCTACAAGATACGCGTTGATCGTGTGGCAGACATACCGTTGACGTTTGGCGGTAGAGCCAAGTTTAACATTGAAAACGTGTTGGCCGCTACTTTGGCCGGCTACATCTCTCACTTCGAGATTTCTGAGATTAAGACGGCCTTGCGTACGTTTGTACCTTCGGCGAGTAAAACCCCGGGCCGCATGAACCTCTTCAAGTTCCCTACTTTTGAGGTGCTGGTGGACTACGCGCACAACCCGGCCGGCATGAAAGGCATCGCCGACTTTTTGCAGAACACAGACGCCCGGAAACGCGTGGGCATCATTGCTGGCGTGGGAGACAGACGTGAAGAAGACATGGTGGAACTGGGCAGAATGGCCGCTGAAATGTTTGACGAGGTGATTGTTCGCCAGGACAAAGACTCCAGAGGCCGCACCCCCGAAGAGATCAATAAATACGTGATTGAAGGCATTCTGCAGGCAGACCCCAACAAGCCGTTCCGCGTGATTCCGCAGGAGATGGTGGCCATTGCCTACGCCCTGGAGCACGCAGAGCGCAATTCCTTCATCACCATTTTCTCTGAAGACACTACCGAAGCCGTGAAGCTGGTAGAGAACTTCAAAACCATTCAAGATAGACGCGTGATGGTAGACTAA
- a CDS encoding methyltransferase — translation MHETPELNAGYWSSRYQQKETGWDAGFITAPLETYINQLENKDLSILIPGCGHGHEAEFLHRQGFPQVYLMDFAPEPLERFKSRNPNFPADHLLQQDFFQHTALTFDLILEQTFFCALPRNRRPDYARKMFDLLKPGGKLVGVLFSEEFSTPGPPYGGTPQEYQAYFEPYFTFKVFEPCYNSIPPRAGREWFMVLERRPKPQFIA, via the coding sequence ATGCACGAAACCCCAGAATTAAACGCCGGGTATTGGTCCAGCCGATACCAGCAAAAGGAGACCGGTTGGGATGCAGGATTTATCACCGCCCCCTTAGAAACGTACATCAATCAGCTTGAAAACAAAGACCTTTCCATCCTGATTCCGGGGTGCGGCCACGGCCATGAGGCTGAGTTCCTGCACCGGCAAGGATTCCCGCAGGTCTACCTGATGGACTTTGCGCCAGAACCGTTGGAGCGGTTTAAAAGTAGGAATCCCAACTTTCCGGCAGACCATCTGCTGCAACAGGATTTCTTCCAGCACACAGCCCTTACCTTTGATTTGATTTTAGAGCAGACCTTTTTCTGCGCCTTGCCCAGAAACCGTAGGCCTGACTACGCCAGAAAGATGTTTGACCTGTTAAAACCCGGCGGGAAGTTAGTGGGCGTCTTGTTTTCTGAGGAATTTTCTACACCGGGCCCTCCTTATGGGGGCACTCCCCAAGAATACCAGGCTTATTTTGAGCCATATTTTACGTTTAAAGTGTTTGAGCCCTGCTACAACTCTATTCCGCCGCGGGCCGGCAGAGAATGGTTCATGGTGCTGGAGCGCCGTCCAAAACCGCAGTTTATCGCTTAG
- the kdsA gene encoding 3-deoxy-8-phosphooctulonate synthase, which translates to MNISIPKLQHTDSGNFFLMAGPCAIEGEEMALQIAEELVRITNRLRIPLIFKGSYRKANRSRLDSFTGIGDEKALKILAKVSQTFGIPTVTDIHESHEAAIAAAYVDVLQIPAFLCRQTDLLVAAAQTGKVVNIKKGQFLSGESMRFAVDKVKESGNANVILTDRGNTFGYSDMVVDFRNIPAMQENQVPVVMDVTHSLQQPNQASGVTGGKPALIETIAKAAIAVGADGLFIETHPTPATAKSDGANMLQLSNLESLLEKLVRIREAVR; encoded by the coding sequence ATGAATATCTCCATTCCTAAATTACAGCACACAGATTCTGGCAACTTCTTTTTAATGGCCGGACCTTGCGCCATTGAGGGCGAGGAAATGGCCCTTCAGATTGCCGAAGAGCTGGTGCGCATTACCAACCGCCTGCGTATTCCGCTTATTTTCAAAGGATCTTACCGCAAAGCCAACCGTTCCCGCCTGGATTCTTTCACAGGCATTGGCGATGAGAAAGCATTGAAGATTTTGGCTAAGGTTAGCCAGACCTTTGGTATCCCCACCGTCACTGACATTCATGAAAGCCATGAGGCCGCCATAGCCGCAGCCTATGTGGACGTTCTGCAAATCCCAGCTTTCCTGTGCCGTCAAACTGATTTGTTAGTAGCCGCTGCGCAAACCGGCAAGGTGGTGAACATCAAAAAAGGCCAGTTCCTTTCTGGAGAGTCTATGCGTTTTGCCGTAGATAAGGTGAAAGAATCAGGCAATGCCAACGTGATTTTAACAGACCGCGGCAACACGTTCGGGTACTCAGACATGGTGGTGGACTTCCGGAACATACCAGCCATGCAGGAGAACCAGGTACCGGTGGTGATGGATGTTACCCATTCCTTGCAACAACCCAACCAAGCCTCAGGCGTGACGGGCGGCAAGCCGGCCTTGATTGAGACCATTGCCAAAGCAGCCATTGCCGTAGGCGCTGACGGGCTTTTCATTGAAACCCACCCAACCCCCGCCACTGCCAAATCTGACGGCGCTAACATGCTCCAATTGTCAAATTTAGAAAGTCTGCTGGAGAAGCTGGTGAGAATCAGAGAAGCGGTGCGGTAA
- a CDS encoding O-methyltransferase: protein MVLRYAAFWWRSGNAHGLHSPFVFNLYCFTIHHTGYFLAYDKVEALRKELLTNNTVLEVTDFGAGSHTGKTKKKTIASIAKTAAKPARLGQLLFRLANHFKPGTILELGTSLGLTTSYLALARQTAQVYTLEGCPAIATQARRNFTKLGLQNVRLVEGNMDNTLPETLDKMGQLDFVFFDGNHRLAPTLAYFEQCLQKAHEDSVFIFDDIYWSSEMAQAWQNIKAHPQVMITVDLFYIGLVFFRKNQPKQNFTLRF, encoded by the coding sequence ATGGTTTTAAGATACGCCGCTTTCTGGTGGCGTTCAGGGAATGCGCATGGATTGCACTCCCCGTTTGTTTTCAATCTGTACTGTTTCACCATCCACCACACGGGCTACTTTCTGGCCTATGACAAGGTGGAAGCCTTACGGAAGGAGTTATTGACTAATAACACGGTGTTAGAGGTCACAGACTTCGGGGCAGGATCACATACGGGCAAAACCAAAAAGAAAACGATTGCCTCCATTGCTAAAACTGCAGCCAAACCAGCCCGCCTGGGCCAGCTGCTGTTCAGGCTGGCCAATCATTTCAAGCCCGGCACCATTTTGGAACTGGGAACCTCATTGGGCCTCACCACTTCCTACTTAGCCCTAGCCCGGCAAACTGCCCAAGTGTACACCTTGGAAGGCTGCCCGGCCATTGCTACCCAAGCCCGCCGAAACTTTACCAAGCTAGGCTTGCAGAATGTGCGTCTGGTGGAAGGGAATATGGATAACACGCTGCCGGAAACCCTGGACAAAATGGGGCAGCTAGACTTCGTGTTCTTTGACGGCAACCACCGGCTGGCTCCTACCCTTGCCTATTTTGAGCAATGCTTGCAAAAAGCCCATGAAGACAGCGTTTTCATCTTTGACGATATTTACTGGTCCAGTGAAATGGCCCAGGCCTGGCAAAATATCAAGGCCCATCCGCAAGTGATGATCACTGTTGACCTGTTCTACATAGGCCTCGTCTTCTTCCGGAAGAACCAGCCAAAACAAAACTTCACATTACGCTTCTAA
- the apaG gene encoding Co2+/Mg2+ efflux protein ApaG, with protein MDTKTNQGVNVLVTTNYLPDYSSPAQQHFVFAYRITIENNSEFTVKLLRRHWHIFDSNNEIREVEGEGVVGQQPVLEPGESHQYVSGCNLKTGIGKMEGTFLMERLVDGRQFYATIPEFTLIVPYKLN; from the coding sequence ATGGATACGAAAACAAATCAAGGAGTGAATGTTTTGGTCACTACCAACTACCTGCCAGACTATTCCAGTCCGGCGCAGCAGCACTTTGTTTTCGCGTACAGAATCACCATTGAAAACAACAGCGAATTTACGGTAAAGTTGTTACGCCGCCACTGGCATATCTTTGATTCTAACAATGAAATACGGGAAGTAGAGGGCGAAGGTGTAGTGGGCCAGCAGCCAGTGCTGGAACCAGGCGAGTCGCATCAATACGTGTCGGGGTGCAACCTCAAGACCGGCATTGGCAAGATGGAGGGCACCTTCCTGATGGAGCGCCTGGTGGACGGCAGACAATTCTACGCCACCATCCCTGAATTCACCCTCATTGTTCCGTATAAGCTCAACTAA
- the ung gene encoding uracil-DNA glycosylase has product MQVKIESSWQEVLQDEFEKPYFKNMTQFVKEEYARTEVYPPGKLIFHAFEECPFDQVRVVILGQDPYHGKGQANGLAFSVAEGVRTPPSLQNIFKEIHSDLGKPIPATGNLERWAEQGVLLLNATLTVRAHEAGSHQKKGWEEFTDAVIQKVSDLKVHVVFMLWGAYAQKKGAVIDEKKHLVLRAAHPSPFAADKGFFGTRHFSKANAYLKQHGLPEIEW; this is encoded by the coding sequence ATGCAGGTAAAGATAGAATCAAGTTGGCAGGAGGTGCTACAAGACGAGTTTGAAAAGCCGTACTTCAAGAATATGACGCAGTTTGTGAAGGAAGAATATGCCCGCACAGAGGTTTACCCGCCCGGCAAACTCATTTTCCATGCCTTTGAAGAATGTCCCTTTGACCAAGTGCGTGTGGTAATTCTAGGCCAGGACCCGTACCACGGGAAAGGGCAGGCCAACGGCTTGGCGTTCTCAGTGGCTGAGGGTGTGCGCACGCCGCCCTCCCTGCAAAATATTTTCAAGGAGATTCATTCTGATTTGGGCAAACCCATTCCGGCCACAGGAAATTTGGAGCGCTGGGCAGAACAGGGCGTCCTTTTGCTTAATGCTACCCTCACGGTACGAGCGCATGAGGCAGGTTCTCACCAGAAAAAAGGCTGGGAGGAATTTACAGACGCCGTCATCCAGAAAGTATCTGACTTGAAAGTGCACGTAGTATTCATGCTGTGGGGCGCATATGCACAGAAGAAAGGTGCCGTCATAGACGAGAAGAAGCACCTGGTGCTAAGAGCGGCCCACCCGTCTCCGTTTGCCGCTGACAAAGGCTTCTTTGGCACCCGGCACTTCAGCAAGGCCAATGCCTACCTCAAGCAACACGGATTGCCCGAGATTGAATGGTAA
- the lepB gene encoding signal peptidase I — translation MSTRFWTKKESKPKQRKGFLREWGDAILFAVVAATLIRWATFEAYTIPTPSMEKSLLVGDYLFVSKLHYGPRTPMTPLQVPLTHQTIWGTDIPSYSDAIQLKSHRLPGFTTVKNNDVVVFNYPPEEQHPADLRTNYIKRCIAIAGDKIEMRNMQVYINGKLLPEPEKVQYSYLLLSQNPINPKFFKEHNITDIYPTYGVQGYQINTTPETAKKLATYDFIQRIELQSDKVGAVDDKVFPFKPSMYPYNKDNFGPFVVPKEGMTVQINAQTIPLYEMVIRRYEGNEDVVVTDSTITIGGKQIKEYTFKQNYYWMMGDNRHDSLDSRYWGFVPEDHVVGKAVLVWMSADPNEGLLNKIRWSRIFMGIE, via the coding sequence ATGAGCACCCGTTTCTGGACCAAGAAAGAATCAAAACCGAAGCAACGCAAAGGATTTCTGCGCGAGTGGGGAGATGCCATTCTCTTTGCCGTAGTAGCCGCCACCTTGATCCGGTGGGCCACCTTTGAGGCGTATACCATTCCTACTCCTTCCATGGAGAAGTCATTGCTGGTAGGCGATTACCTGTTTGTGAGCAAGCTGCACTACGGCCCGCGTACCCCCATGACGCCCTTGCAGGTGCCCCTCACCCACCAGACCATCTGGGGAACGGATATTCCCTCCTACTCAGACGCCATCCAGCTGAAGTCGCACCGTTTGCCGGGCTTTACCACCGTGAAGAACAATGACGTGGTGGTCTTCAACTACCCACCGGAAGAGCAGCACCCCGCAGATTTGCGTACCAACTACATCAAGCGCTGCATTGCCATTGCTGGTGACAAGATTGAGATGCGCAACATGCAGGTGTACATCAACGGCAAGTTGTTGCCAGAACCTGAGAAGGTACAGTATTCTTACTTGCTGCTCAGCCAGAACCCCATCAACCCGAAGTTCTTTAAAGAGCACAACATCACCGACATTTACCCTACCTACGGCGTACAGGGCTACCAGATCAACACCACGCCAGAGACGGCCAAGAAACTGGCTACTTATGACTTCATTCAGCGCATAGAGTTGCAGAGTGATAAGGTAGGTGCGGTAGATGACAAGGTGTTCCCCTTCAAGCCGTCCATGTACCCGTACAACAAAGATAACTTCGGGCCTTTTGTAGTACCAAAGGAAGGCATGACCGTGCAAATCAATGCCCAGACCATTCCCTTGTATGAAATGGTCATTAGACGGTATGAAGGCAACGAGGACGTAGTGGTGACGGATTCTACCATTACCATTGGCGGGAAGCAGATCAAAGAATACACCTTCAAGCAAAACTACTACTGGATGATGGGCGACAACCGCCATGACTCCCTGGACTCGCGCTACTGGGGCTTCGTACCTGAAGACCACGTGGTAGGCAAGGCCGTTTTAGTATGGATGTCCGCTGACCCGAATGAAGGCCTGTTGAACAAGATTCGCTGGAGCCGCATCTTCATGGGCATAGAATAA
- the dapB gene encoding 4-hydroxy-tetrahydrodipicolinate reductase: protein MRILLIGYGKMGRTIERLALAKGHQIVAALSVEDASTLASYTKDQVDVAIEFTSPDAAVSNIMTCLEKGIPVVCGTTGWLQHLPQVTATCQQHNGALFYASNFSVGVNLFFHFNEYVAQKMQQYPEYGVQVKEIHHVHKLDQPSGTALTIAEGILKNYPDKQGWVNDKTTSPDILGIESEREGEVVGTHVVQYTSPNDTFELHHIAHSREGFAAGALLAAEWLPGKQGIFGMTDLLQL, encoded by the coding sequence ATGCGCATACTGCTTATTGGCTATGGAAAAATGGGGCGTACCATTGAACGTCTCGCCCTGGCCAAAGGACACCAAATTGTAGCTGCACTGTCTGTAGAGGATGCTTCTACCCTTGCCTCTTACACCAAAGACCAGGTAGACGTGGCCATTGAATTCACCAGCCCAGATGCTGCGGTTAGCAATATCATGACCTGCCTGGAGAAGGGCATTCCGGTAGTGTGTGGTACTACGGGTTGGTTACAGCACCTGCCCCAGGTAACTGCTACGTGCCAGCAGCACAACGGCGCCTTGTTCTATGCCTCTAATTTTAGCGTGGGCGTAAACCTGTTTTTCCATTTCAATGAGTACGTTGCCCAAAAAATGCAACAGTACCCAGAATATGGCGTGCAGGTAAAGGAGATTCACCACGTACACAAGCTAGACCAGCCCAGCGGCACGGCCCTCACCATTGCCGAAGGAATCCTGAAAAACTACCCAGACAAGCAAGGCTGGGTGAACGATAAGACCACCTCACCGGACATTCTGGGCATTGAATCTGAACGCGAGGGCGAAGTGGTGGGCACGCACGTAGTGCAGTACACCTCTCCCAACGACACTTTTGAATTACACCATATTGCGCACAGCAGAGAAGGATTTGCCGCCGGCGCCCTCCTGGCCGCCGAATGGCTACCAGGCAAGCAGGGTATTTTTGGCATGACTGATTTGCTGCAACTTTAA
- a CDS encoding DUF5683 domain-containing protein, with the protein MTCAFALGNLPEAKAQVITATPDSVVVPTQPAIDTTAAKKRFLVDWSKPAKAAFYSAVLPGLGQAYNKSYWKIPLIYATGGVIGYFIYDNNRKYQGFARALEARLDGDENTVDAYVDVYGYSLELPNNQGTNNLRRSRDFFRKYRDLDIILAVLAYGLNVMEAHVDAHLKGFDVSDDLSLQITPGLQRVANSAYAPMFTLQLNLKN; encoded by the coding sequence ATGACGTGTGCCTTTGCTTTGGGTAATTTACCAGAGGCAAAGGCACAAGTCATTACAGCAACTCCTGATTCTGTGGTAGTGCCCACGCAGCCGGCCATTGATACCACCGCCGCCAAAAAACGCTTTCTGGTAGACTGGAGCAAGCCGGCCAAGGCCGCCTTTTATTCAGCGGTGCTGCCGGGGCTGGGGCAAGCCTACAACAAAAGCTACTGGAAGATTCCCTTGATCTATGCCACCGGCGGAGTGATTGGCTACTTCATCTATGACAACAACCGCAAGTACCAGGGCTTTGCCCGTGCGTTGGAAGCCCGCCTGGACGGTGATGAGAACACAGTAGACGCCTACGTTGATGTGTACGGGTACAGCTTAGAATTACCTAACAACCAAGGCACTAACAACTTACGCAGGTCCAGAGACTTTTTCAGGAAATATAGAGATTTAGATATTATCTTGGCAGTGCTGGCGTATGGTTTGAACGTGATGGAAGCCCACGTAGATGCCCACTTGAAAGGGTTTGATGTAAGCGATGACTTGTCCTTGCAGATCACGCCCGGCTTGCAGAGAGTAGCCAATTCGGCGTATGCTCCCATGTTCACGCTCCAGCTCAATCTTAAAAACTAA
- a CDS encoding ParB/RepB/Spo0J family partition protein, producing the protein MTDNSAKKKPGGLGRGLNALISGSYERKESPVTPNAVNTIADIALTQIETNPFQPRTHFDQTALEELAESIRVQGIIQPITVRQLNADAYQLISGERRFQAAKLAGLDTIPAYIRKADDQQMLEMALIENIQRENLNAIEIALSYQRLLTECSLKQEELGDRVGKKRTTVTNYLRLLKLPPDIQIGIRDNLISMGHARAIINMEDVEMQLEIYRKIVNEELSVRKVEELVRKINQENKKPDPQTKLNLHPLENEVKRVETRLSTYFGTRIQVKSTPEGKGEIKIPFVSVDDLNRILEILNYS; encoded by the coding sequence ATGACTGATAATTCAGCCAAGAAAAAACCAGGAGGCCTTGGAAGAGGCCTCAATGCCCTCATTTCGGGCAGCTATGAGCGTAAAGAATCTCCTGTCACCCCTAACGCCGTTAACACCATCGCGGATATAGCCTTAACCCAGATTGAAACCAACCCGTTTCAGCCCCGCACGCACTTTGACCAAACCGCGTTAGAGGAACTTGCCGAGTCCATTCGGGTACAGGGCATCATCCAGCCTATCACGGTGCGTCAGCTAAATGCAGACGCCTATCAGTTGATTTCAGGGGAGCGTAGGTTCCAGGCCGCTAAACTGGCAGGGTTGGATACCATTCCCGCCTACATCAGAAAGGCAGATGACCAGCAAATGCTGGAAATGGCCCTGATTGAGAACATTCAGCGTGAAAATCTCAATGCCATAGAGATTGCCCTCAGCTATCAGCGCCTCTTAACGGAGTGTAGCTTAAAGCAGGAAGAACTGGGCGACCGCGTAGGCAAGAAACGCACCACGGTCACCAACTACCTGCGTTTGCTGAAGTTGCCGCCAGACATCCAGATTGGCATCCGGGACAACCTCATCTCCATGGGCCACGCTCGCGCCATCATCAACATGGAAGACGTGGAGATGCAGCTGGAGATCTACCGCAAGATTGTGAACGAAGAGCTGAGCGTACGCAAGGTGGAGGAACTGGTACGAAAGATCAACCAGGAAAACAAAAAGCCTGACCCGCAGACCAAACTCAACCTGCATCCGTTAGAGAATGAAGTAAAGCGGGTGGAAACCAGGTTATCTACCTATTTCGGCACGCGTATACAGGTAAAGTCCACGCCTGAGGGCAAAGGCGAAATCAAAATCCCGTTTGTCTCTGTAGATGACCTGAACCGCATTCTTGAAATCTTAAACTACTCTTAA
- a CDS encoding ParA family protein: protein MGKIIAVANQKGGVGKTTSAINLAASLAALEFKTLLVDADPQANATSGIGFDPKDIENSIYECMVDGIDASSIIMTSPIDFLDLIPSHIDLVGAEVEMINLPNREEKMKEVLVPFKDKYDFIIIDCSPSLGLITVNSLTAADSVIIPVQCEYFALEGLGKLLNTIKIIQSRLNPELEIEGLLLTMYDVRLRLSNQVVEEVKMHFQQMVFDTIIPRNVKLSESPSFGVPAILHDAESKGAISYLNLAREIVEKNGVAVAQ, encoded by the coding sequence ATGGGAAAAATAATTGCCGTTGCCAACCAAAAAGGCGGTGTGGGCAAAACCACATCGGCCATCAACCTGGCAGCAAGCTTAGCCGCTTTAGAATTTAAAACCCTTTTGGTAGACGCAGACCCACAGGCCAACGCCACCTCAGGGATTGGGTTTGACCCCAAGGACATTGAGAACAGCATCTATGAGTGCATGGTAGATGGCATTGACGCCAGTAGCATCATCATGACTTCGCCTATAGATTTCCTGGACCTCATTCCTTCTCACATTGACTTGGTAGGTGCTGAGGTTGAGATGATTAACCTGCCCAACCGCGAGGAAAAGATGAAAGAGGTGCTGGTGCCGTTCAAGGACAAGTATGACTTCATCATCATTGACTGCTCTCCTTCTTTGGGCCTCATTACGGTGAACTCTTTGACGGCCGCAGACTCCGTGATCATTCCGGTGCAGTGTGAGTACTTCGCCTTGGAAGGTTTGGGCAAATTGCTCAACACCATCAAGATTATCCAGTCACGGTTGAACCCAGAACTGGAGATTGAAGGCTTGCTGTTGACCATGTATGACGTGCGTCTGCGCTTGTCTAACCAAGTGGTGGAAGAAGTGAAAATGCACTTCCAGCAGATGGTATTTGATACTATCATCCCTAGAAACGTGAAGCTGAGCGAGTCTCCTTCCTTTGGCGTGCCGGCTATTTTGCATGATGCAGAAAGCAAAGGCGCCATCAGTTACCTGAACCTGGCCCGCGAGATTGTGGAGAAAAACGGCGTAGCCGTTGCCCAATAA